A region of the Actinomycetota bacterium genome:
TCACGTCTACCTTCCTTTAAGGTCTTTTGTCAATTTGAGGTCAAAAGACATCTCAAATTATTATCGGTTTCACCCATGCTTTTCTTAATCGGCCTCGGCCCAAAAAATCTTTTTCTTGGCGGCAAAACAGGTTCTGCCGCCATCTAAATTGTCATTTTCCCCGTCTCATGAGCTGAGATAAGGACGGCGACCACCTTGGGGTCCAAGAGGGTGGCCGACTTGCTCTTGATCTTCTCCACCGCCATGATAGTGGTCAGCTTCTTCTGGATCAGTTGATGGGCCGCCCTGTCGAATTCGTTTGCCACCGCGATGATCCTGGAGTGGATGGGGATATCCTCGCCCCTCTTGCCATCAGGATAACCAGTTCCATCGAAGGATTCGTGATGGTGGAGTATGCTCGCGCTTATGTGAGCTAAGCTCTTTATCGATTCAATCAATTCTACGCCGCGCACGGGATGCTCCATGAATTCAAACATCTTATCGACGGGAAGCTGGTCGATGGGAACGCCGAGTATCTCCTTATCCAAGGAGATCTTTCCGATGTCATGCAGGATGGAGGCGACCTGAAGGTCCTCCATCTCTGCTGTCGGAAGACCCATCTCCTCGGCTATCAGCTTGGCATACATAGCCACCCTGATCGAATGGCCGGCCACGCTCGAGATGCGCTTCTCCATCACACCGACCAGGACCTTGATGATGCCAAAGAGCATGTCGTGCATCTCTTTATGCGTAATCGAGTTGACCATACCGATGGCCGCTTGATTGCTTATCGCCTCGACCAATTTGAGCTCCTTGGAATCGAACTCGGCCTCGCTGGCCTTTCGATAGACGCTGACGACTCCCATCATCTTCTCCTCCCGCCCGGATGGGAGCAGAGAGGAGCTTGACGGTCCCCTCGCCGTAAAAGATGTGGTCGGGTGAATCTGGTGAATTGATATCATTGAGAATGACCGCCCCGCTCTTCGCTTTCATATTCTGAGCAAGACCCATGGTAACCTTGTGATAGTTCTGGATATCCCGTTGCAACGACTCCCCGCTTGAGGTAGCCTTTATCTCTAGATTGCCCGTCTCCTCGTCGTTTATCAGCACAATGACAAGCCCCGACTTTAGCTGGGCCGATATCTCCTTGGCCATCATCTTGGCTATCTCGCCACTATCCAAAGAGGAGGAGAATTCCCGGCTCAAACGAAAGAGCAGGGTAAGCTCCTCGTAGACACCGCTCAGTTCCTCCGCCATGGAGTTGATTTCAACTTCACTTGGGGCAAGTCTCTCGCTTGCACTCATGGTCACCACTTCCTAGGGGCCGTTCTTACGGGCTTGGATCAAAAGCATGTTCGACCGGATCGCGCGGTTATTAAGATCGGGCGGCCAGATTTAATCGAACTAGATCATGCCTTCGAATAGAATGCTCGATACCCTTTCGACTATAAGCTTGGGACTGAAGGGCTTGGTCTCATAGAAGTCGGCTCCAGCCGATATGCCCGCCTTCTCATCTTGGCCCTGGCCCCTTGCCGTCAGCATCACGATCGGTGTATCTTTTGATCTCGGATCATTTTTAATGATCTTACAAGCGTCCAGACCACTCATTACGGGCATCGAGATATCTAGGAGTATGAGGTCGGGCGGCTCCTTAGAGAGGACCGCATCCACCGCTTCCTGACCATTTTCGGCCTCAATGACCGTAAAGCCGGCTCTCTCCAGGTTTAACCTTACTTAGTGTCCTTCGTATATGAAATTCATCGTCGGCAACGAGTATAGTATTTCCCATCTTTGGTACACCTTCCCAGCATGATTAGATCTTGAGCCCAGCCTCCGGCATCGAAAAAGGAAGGTTTTAAGGACCGGCTCATTACTTTCTATCCGGTTCTTCCTTATATTCGCTCAAGTACTCCCGCTCGTTGTTGTTTAAGATCTTCTCCATGTTCAACAGGATGATTAAGCGTTCGTCCACCTTACCTATCCCCCTCAAATAGTCCGAACCGAGTCCTTCTACCACATGTGAGGGCGGCTCAATCGCTGTAAGGGGAACCCTGATGACCTCGGCCACCGCATCAACTATCATACCGGCCGTGTCGCTTCCGACCTCGGCCACGACGATCCTGGTCGATTTGGTGTCCTCGCTCGCCTCGAAGCCGAATCTCTCGCGAAGGTCTATGACCGGTATCACCTTGCCCCGAAGGTTGATCACGCCCTTTACGAACTCCGGGGCTTTGGGAACCTCGGTTATCGGCTGCATCCTGATTATCTCTTGGACTTTCGATATATCTATCCCGCAAACCTCGTTCGCTATCTTGAAGACGACAATCTGTTCCTCTTCGACCTGCTTTATATCTTCCAAGTTTAAGCCCTCCTCCCTCTCGTGCGGCTTAAATCCGGGCGGGGCGGATGCTCTTTTTCGATTTCAAGGCGCGCCCCGCCGCTAACTGGATATTAGACGGTAAACTGCTTCATCAGCTCATTTAAGTCTTCGGCGATCAGGGCCAAATCCTTGGCCGCACCGACTACCTGCTGAACCGAGGCGGCCTGCTCCTCAGAGGAGGCCGAGACCTGTTCGGCCGAGGCCGCGGTCTGCTGTGAGACGGCCGCGATATTATTGACCGCACCGACCACCTCTCCAGTCGAAGCAGCCACCTGTTCGGTCGAGGCCGAGTTCTCCTGGGTGACCGAGGCGATGGTATCTATCGCTTTTACCACCTGTTCGGTCGAGGCGGCTACCTCTTCGGCCGCGGCAGTGTTCTCTTCGGAGATCGAGGCGATGGTATCTATCGCCTTTACCACCTGTTCGGTCGAGACGGCCATGCGGTCAGAGGCCTTAGAGACCTCGTCTATCTGATCAACCACCGCTTCTATCGCCCTCATCATCTCCTTGATAGCGCCGCCGGCCCTCTCGGCCAGGCTTGAGCCCTTCTCAACCTCAGCCGTGCCCTTCTCCATCGACTCGA
Encoded here:
- a CDS encoding HD domain-containing protein, producing the protein MEKRISSVAGHSIRVAMYAKLIAEEMGLPTAEMEDLQVASILHDIGKISLDKEILGVPIDQLPVDKMFEFMEHPVRGVELIESIKSLAHISASILHHHESFDGTGYPDGKRGEDIPIHSRIIAVANEFDRAAHQLIQKKLTTIMAVEKIKSKSATLLDPKVVAVLISAHETGKMTI
- a CDS encoding response regulator, with the protein product MDAVLSKEPPDLILLDISMPVMSGLDACKIIKNDPRSKDTPIVMLTARGQGQDEKAGISAGADFYETKPFSPKLIVERVSSILFEGMI
- a CDS encoding chemotaxis protein CheW, with product MEDIKQVEEEQIVVFKIANEVCGIDISKVQEIIRMQPITEVPKAPEFVKGVINLRGKVIPVIDLRERFGFEASEDTKSTRIVVAEVGSDTAGMIVDAVAEVIRVPLTAIEPPSHVVEGLGSDYLRGIGKVDERLIILLNMEKILNNNEREYLSEYKEEPDRK